A genomic window from Wolbachia pipientis includes:
- a CDS encoding helix-turn-helix domain-containing protein, whose translation MVLFVERSLDYGVGQKVKSWRLERGYTQKDLAEKVGVKYWVILQYEKGNRKIPIKKLYAIAEALSVNVKGLVCGETLPNEKRYFEDEEILNLVKGYKDKELSEVFYLLTKFIRLSEERSRKAVKIEVARGLMKVGVSAHVISRTTNLSIGEYEENKIPIPYKVGQRIKEWRLIRGYTQKDLANKVGITNQGIYEYEQGRAAVSLEMLDEIAKVLSISVIDLLPESDEDSEAEEKLSNLIEEYKKIESRELRDMLIKSLFEGIHVCREKVREEKKIEVARNLVKEGISVDIILQTTGLSNYMIEKFL comes from the coding sequence ATGGTTCTTTTCGTGGAAAGAAGTCTAGATTATGGAGTAGGGCAAAAAGTGAAAAGTTGGAGGTTAGAGCGAGGGTATACTCAGAAGGATTTAGCGGAGAAAGTGGGTGTAAAGTACTGGGTAATACTGCAATATGAGAAAGGGAACCGTAAAATTCCAATTAAGAAGTTATATGCCATAGCAGAAGCACTATCAGTGAATGTGAAAGGTCTAGTTTGTGGAGAAACACTACCAAATGAAAAAAGATATTTTGAAGATGAAGAAATATTAAATTTAGTAAAGGGGTATAAGGATAAAGAATTAAGCGAGGTATTTTATTTATTAACCAAATTTATTCGTTTGAGCGAGGAAAGAAGCAGAAAAGCGGTAAAAATAGAAGTAGCAAGGGGTTTGATGAAAGTAGGAGTTTCTGCTCATGTTATCTCTCGAACAACTAACTTATCTATTGGTGAGTATGAGGAGAACAAAATTCCCATTCCATACAAAGTAGGGCAAAGGATAAAAGAGTGGAGATTGATACGAGGATATACTCAAAAAGATTTAGCGAATAAAGTTGGCATAACAAATCAAGGAATATACGAGTATGAACAAGGGAGAGCTGCTGTTTCACTTGAAATGTTAGATGAAATAGCAAAGGTATTATCAATCAGTGTCATAGATCTACTTCCCGAATCAGACGAGGATAGTGAAGCGGAAGAAAAGCTATCAAACTTGATAGAAGAATACAAAAAGATTGAGAGTCGGGAATTACGCGATATGCTAATCAAGTCTTTATTTGAAGGTATACATGTTTGTAGAGAAAAGGTCAGAGAGGAAAAGAAGATTGAAGTTGCAAGGAATTTAGTGAAAGAAGGAATTTCTGTTGATATTATCTTGCAAACGACAGGCTTATCAAATTATATGATTGAGAAATTTTTGTGA
- a CDS encoding helix-turn-helix domain-containing protein yields the protein MFASVGKTAFRGFIYDNSEHIGSVSYELGKKIEGCRIVQGYTQAKLASKIGLTHKEIHNFELGCKAITIKESYIIAGALSVNVIDLLPGPTVLRENGWYEDEDKEIVYLTKIHREIKDQELRKKLYPLVRFVYISEKISQEEAKIEVAKNLVKEGVSVDIISQVTRLSIYEYDDIEKEICTDSILYKVGKRIKEQRLIREYTQEDLANKIGSTPKEIHDYERGYTDIPIEILYKIAKTLSVNIKALGLTEYENEPVLRFVGKCEKIEDQELLDTVARSLSEGIQTGKERVKKAEKIKIAKDLVKAGVASDIIVRASGLTADELGDCEN from the coding sequence ATGTTTGCTTCTGTAGGAAAAACAGCTTTTAGAGGATTTATCTATGATAATTCAGAGCATATTGGCTCAGTAAGCTACGAGCTAGGGAAAAAAATAGAAGGTTGTAGGATAGTACAAGGGTATACTCAGGCAAAATTAGCAAGCAAAATTGGTTTAACACATAAGGAAATACATAATTTTGAACTAGGGTGCAAGGCTATTACAATCAAAGAATCGTATATAATAGCAGGAGCATTGTCAGTCAATGTTATAGATCTACTTCCAGGACCAACAGTACTAAGAGAAAACGGTTGGTACGAAGATGAGGATAAAGAAATAGTCTACCTAACAAAAATACATAGAGAAATTAAGGATCAGGAATTACGCAAGAAGCTGTATCCATTAGTAAGGTTTGTATATATTAGCGAGAAAATTAGTCAAGAAGAAGCGAAAATAGAAGTAGCAAAGAATCTAGTGAAAGAAGGAGTTTCAGTTGATATTATTTCCCAAGTGACTCGCTTATCTATTTACGAATATGATGATATAGAGAAAGAAATTTGTACTGATTCTATACTTTACAAAGTGGGAAAAAGGATAAAAGAGCAGAGATTAATACGGGAATACACTCAGGAGGACTTGGCAAATAAAATCGGTTCAACACCTAAAGAAATACACGACTATGAACGAGGATATACAGACATTCCAATTGAAATATTATATAAGATAGCAAAGACATTATCAGTTAACATTAAAGCTCTTGGACTAACAGAATATGAAAATGAGCCAGTTTTGAGGTTTGTAGGTAAATGCGAAAAAATTGAGGATCAAGAATTACTGGATACGGTAGCTAGATCTTTATCTGAAGGAATACAAACTGGTAAAGAAAGGGTTAAAAAAGCAGAGAAAATCAAGATTGCAAAAGATCTAGTTAAGGCAGGTGTTGCTAGTGATATTATTGTGCGAGCAAGTGGCCTAACTGCTGATGAGTTGGGTGATTGTGAAAATTGA
- a CDS encoding patatin-like phospholipase family protein: MTKYILSVDGGGIRGIIPAIILAEIEKRARKPIAEIFDLMAGTSTGGIVVAGLCKKDERGNPQYSANDLVELYQKYGAYIFKSSFFRRSILSWFNCAQYPHKNIESILEKYFGDNTLQNTLSNVLITSYDIQNNCPFFFKSWKEGNIKLKDALRAATAAPTYFIPKHLKIDQINRVLVDGGVFANNPAACAYASGKRLFPNGDILILSIGTGRTDRSIEYANSKRFGKIGWIKPLLHVMFASSLDAVNYQLDQVIGSKYLRIQSQLKIASPDMDNITSKNIKSLQQEAKPMIEENQKVIDKFCDIVS; this comes from the coding sequence ATGACCAAATACATCCTTTCAGTAGACGGTGGAGGCATAAGAGGCATCATACCAGCGATAATATTAGCAGAAATAGAAAAAAGAGCAAGGAAACCGATAGCTGAAATCTTTGATTTGATGGCAGGAACCTCAACCGGTGGAATTGTTGTAGCAGGATTATGTAAAAAAGATGAACGGGGAAATCCCCAATACTCAGCCAACGACCTAGTTGAGCTTTACCAAAAGTACGGAGCATATATTTTTAAGTCTTCATTTTTTAGGCGATCAATATTATCTTGGTTTAACTGTGCACAATATCCACACAAAAACATCGAATCGATATTAGAAAAATATTTTGGTGATAATACTCTACAAAACACTTTAAGTAATGTGTTGATTACGAGTTACGATATTCAGAATAACTGCCCATTTTTCTTCAAAAGTTGGAAAGAAGGTAATATTAAGCTAAAAGATGCACTCAGAGCTGCAACGGCTGCACCCACTTATTTCATACCAAAACATCTAAAAATTGACCAGATAAACAGAGTATTAGTGGATGGCGGAGTGTTTGCCAATAATCCAGCAGCTTGTGCATATGCAAGTGGTAAAAGGTTATTTCCAAATGGTGACATTCTAATATTATCGATAGGTACTGGCAGAACAGATAGAAGCATAGAGTATGCCAATTCAAAGAGATTTGGAAAAATAGGCTGGATAAAACCACTATTACATGTGATGTTTGCTTCAAGTTTAGATGCAGTGAACTACCAGCTCGATCAAGTTATAGGTAGTAAGTATTTAAGAATACAGTCACAGCTAAAAATAGCATCACCTGACATGGATAATATTACATCAAAAAATATCAAATCTCTTCAGCAAGAGGCAAAGCCAATGATAGAGGAAAATCAAAAAGTAATCGATAAATTTTGTGACATTGTATCTTAA
- a CDS encoding phospholipase D family protein translates to MVRYLLILLTCSLLSGCVSCPSTTVCFTPRENCTNLIIDSVEHARGSVLVQAYSFTSKSIAKSLIEAKERGVDIKVILDESQISSKHSVINELFEHKIPIWIDFKPAIAHSKVIIIDDQKVITGSFNFSDAAQQRNAENLLIITGDSPLVEQYVENWRDRQSQSRPYTPLIVN, encoded by the coding sequence ATGGTTAGATATTTATTGATTTTATTAACTTGTTCTCTTTTATCAGGTTGTGTTTCTTGTCCAAGTACTACTGTATGTTTCACTCCTAGAGAAAATTGCACCAATCTAATAATTGATTCCGTAGAGCATGCTAGAGGGTCTGTGTTGGTTCAAGCATATTCATTTACTTCTAAATCTATTGCAAAGTCGCTAATCGAAGCTAAGGAACGTGGTGTTGATATTAAGGTTATCCTCGATGAATCACAAATTAGTTCAAAACATAGTGTAATTAACGAATTATTTGAGCACAAAATCCCGATATGGATTGATTTTAAACCCGCTATTGCTCATAGCAAGGTAATTATTATTGATGATCAAAAAGTCATAACTGGATCATTTAACTTTTCAGATGCTGCTCAGCAAAGAAATGCTGAAAACCTACTCATCATAACAGGAGATTCTCCACTAGTTGAACAATATGTTGAAAATTGGAGAGATCGTCAATCGCAATCTAGGCCTTATACGCCATTAATAGTAAATTGA